The proteins below come from a single Desulfovibrio sp. genomic window:
- a CDS encoding helix-turn-helix transcriptional regulator, with the protein MRSEPEIYQEISEVLERRRVDLKMSKRQLAKLTDITPVYLREVLRGDRKPSVVILISLCSALNLKMSDIFLKLERQNKI; encoded by the coding sequence ATGAGAAGCGAACCTGAGATATATCAAGAAATTTCGGAGGTATTGGAGCGGCGACGTGTGGATTTGAAAATGTCGAAAAGACAATTAGCTAAATTAACTGACATAACGCCTGTATACTTAAGAGAAGTGCTGAGAGGTGATAGAAAACCATCCGTGGTTATTCTTATTTCACTATGCTCAGCCCTAAACTTAAAAATGTCTGATATATTTCTTAAATTAGAAAGACAAAATAAAATATGA